In one Arenibacter antarcticus genomic region, the following are encoded:
- a CDS encoding NAD(P)/FAD-dependent oxidoreductase: MVRKIQLRTTLLEASVEDILKKKAAKYLGIPMENITVVKVLRKSIDARKSTIYFNYKVEVYINQAVPDTPNYTFDYKDVSKAKKIHIIGFGPAGMYAALRCIELGYRPIVLERGKNVRDRRRDLKAINRDHIVNEDSNYCFGEGGAGTYSDGKLYTRSLKRGDVRRIFENLVYHGATEQILIDAHPHIGTNKLPKLVENVRETIIKFGGEIHFETRVVDFMITDHKLNGLRLKDGTEMAVDRVILATGHSARDIYYLLNDKKIALQAKSFAMGVRVEHPQHIIDSIQYHCSGDRNPLLPAATYSLVEQVKDRGVYSFCMCPGGFIVPAATAPGEVVVNGMSPSKRNNLFANSGIVVEIDVDVDIHKYERFGPLKGLEYQKNLERLAFTSGGRSQAAPAQRLTDFVEGKLSADLNPTSYQPGLTSAPLHSLLPKLIGSRLRSGFLAFGEKMKGYYTEEANIVGVESRTSSPVNIPRKDNLEHPEIQGLFPCGEGGGYAGGIVSAAMDGERCAEAAVVGL, encoded by the coding sequence ATGGTAAGAAAGATTCAGCTTAGGACTACATTATTGGAGGCGTCAGTAGAAGATATCCTAAAGAAAAAAGCAGCAAAATATTTAGGGATCCCAATGGAGAATATCACCGTGGTAAAGGTTCTTCGAAAATCGATTGATGCCAGGAAATCTACCATTTATTTTAATTATAAGGTCGAGGTTTATATAAACCAAGCTGTCCCTGACACACCAAATTACACCTTCGATTACAAGGATGTTTCCAAAGCGAAAAAAATTCACATCATTGGCTTTGGCCCTGCGGGGATGTATGCCGCATTACGCTGTATAGAGCTAGGTTATAGACCAATAGTTCTGGAGCGGGGAAAAAATGTGAGAGATCGCAGGCGCGATTTAAAAGCTATTAACCGGGACCATATTGTAAATGAAGATTCTAATTATTGCTTTGGCGAGGGGGGTGCAGGCACCTATTCGGATGGAAAACTTTACACCAGAAGCCTTAAACGTGGGGATGTTCGACGGATATTCGAGAACTTAGTCTATCATGGCGCTACGGAACAGATCCTTATTGATGCCCACCCTCATATAGGAACCAACAAGCTACCCAAACTAGTAGAGAACGTAAGGGAAACCATTATAAAATTTGGCGGAGAGATACACTTTGAAACTAGGGTAGTAGATTTTATGATCACGGACCACAAATTAAATGGCTTACGGTTAAAAGATGGGACTGAAATGGCAGTAGACCGTGTTATTTTGGCTACGGGACACTCGGCCAGGGATATATATTACCTTTTAAACGACAAAAAAATAGCACTTCAAGCAAAATCTTTTGCTATGGGCGTACGGGTAGAACATCCTCAACATATCATAGATAGCATTCAATACCATTGCTCTGGAGATCGGAACCCTTTGCTACCGGCCGCCACCTATAGTTTGGTAGAACAGGTGAAAGATAGGGGCGTTTACTCCTTTTGCATGTGCCCTGGCGGATTTATCGTACCAGCGGCAACAGCTCCTGGGGAAGTAGTCGTTAATGGCATGTCGCCTTCCAAGAGAAACAATCTATTTGCTAATTCGGGTATTGTGGTAGAAATCGATGTAGATGTGGACATTCACAAATACGAACGTTTTGGACCTTTAAAAGGATTGGAATATCAAAAGAATTTAGAACGATTGGCCTTTACATCTGGAGGTCGGAGTCAGGCTGCACCCGCCCAGCGTTTAACGGATTTTGTGGAAGGAAAATTATCGGCCGACCTAAATCCAACCTCCTACCAGCCAGGTTTAACCTCAGCACCCTTACATTCTTTATTACCAAAATTAATAGGTAGCAGATTGCGATCAGGATTTTTGGCATTTGGGGAAAAAATGAAAGGGTATTACACTGAGGAAGCCAATATAGTAGGTGTGGAAAGCAGAACTTCCTCTCCCGTGAACATACCGAGAAAAGACAACTTGGAACATCCTGAGATTCAAGGACTTTTTCCTTGTGGAGAAGGTGGTGGTTATGCAGGCGGCATTGTTTCGGCAGCTATGGACGGGGAACGTTGTGCTGAGGCGGCTGTGGTGGGACTATAA
- a CDS encoding DEAD/DEAH box helicase, producing MTFKDLGIIEPILKALEAEGYTNPTPIQEQSIPILLKGKDLLGCAQTGTGKTAAFSIPIIQQLVLDKDANLQQRKIRTLVVTPTRELAIQIGENFASYSRFTGIRSTVIFGGIKQARQTEALRKGVDVLIATPGRLLDLMNQGFISLRDVKYAVLDEADQMLDMGFIHDIKKIIAKLPDNRQSLFFSATMPKAIVELSRKLLGDFEQVTIKPQQATAEKVEQALYFVSKKNKPDLLIHLLEKDPNDSALVFSRTKHGANKIVKQLAKADIKADAIHGNKSQNARQKALGDFKDGELKVLVATDIAARGIDVEELSLVINYDLPNVPETYVHRIGRTGRASASGVAISFCDAEERPYLKDIQKLINQQVPVIKDHPFVDDGVEEVPLQPEKRHHNNKQQQRTGHSNPRGGRNNNRGKNNSSRPKRD from the coding sequence ATGACATTCAAAGACTTAGGTATTATAGAGCCAATCCTAAAAGCCCTTGAGGCTGAAGGCTATACAAATCCCACTCCAATTCAAGAACAATCCATTCCCATATTATTAAAAGGTAAGGACTTGTTGGGCTGTGCACAAACGGGTACCGGTAAAACGGCGGCCTTTTCAATTCCAATCATTCAACAACTTGTTCTAGATAAGGACGCCAATCTGCAACAACGCAAAATTAGAACCTTGGTAGTGACCCCTACTCGGGAATTAGCCATACAAATCGGGGAAAATTTTGCCTCCTATTCCCGATTTACGGGAATTAGAAGCACTGTTATTTTTGGCGGTATTAAACAAGCGAGACAAACGGAAGCCCTAAGAAAAGGGGTCGATGTTCTAATTGCAACTCCAGGAAGATTGCTCGATCTTATGAACCAGGGTTTTATTTCCTTACGAGATGTAAAATATGCGGTACTGGACGAGGCAGACCAAATGTTGGATATGGGTTTTATACACGATATAAAAAAGATAATTGCCAAACTTCCGGATAACCGTCAATCGCTTTTCTTTTCGGCAACAATGCCCAAAGCTATCGTGGAATTGTCACGGAAATTATTGGGTGATTTTGAACAAGTCACCATCAAGCCTCAGCAAGCCACGGCAGAAAAGGTAGAACAAGCCTTATATTTTGTCTCTAAAAAAAATAAACCGGATCTATTGATCCACCTGTTGGAAAAGGACCCCAACGATTCTGCATTGGTTTTTTCGAGAACCAAGCACGGTGCCAATAAAATTGTAAAGCAATTGGCAAAAGCCGATATCAAGGCAGATGCAATTCATGGTAACAAATCCCAAAATGCAAGGCAAAAAGCCTTGGGTGATTTTAAGGACGGGGAACTAAAGGTACTTGTTGCAACGGATATAGCTGCTAGAGGTATAGATGTAGAGGAACTATCCTTGGTTATCAATTATGACCTTCCCAACGTGCCCGAAACCTACGTCCACCGTATTGGAAGGACCGGAAGGGCCAGTGCCAGTGGAGTCGCAATTTCTTTTTGCGATGCCGAAGAAAGACCCTACCTAAAAGATATCCAGAAGTTGATCAACCAACAAGTGCCGGTTATTAAAGACCATCCTTTTGTAGATGATGGTGTTGAAGAGGTGCCTTTACAACCAGAAAAAAGACATCACAACAATAAGCAGCAACAAAGGACTGGACATTCCAACCCGCGGGGAGGTAGAAATAACAACCGGGGCAAAAATAACAGCAGTAGACCCAAAAGGGATTAA
- a CDS encoding response regulator: MDQKTRILIVEDDMIIAANISLQLSNLGYEVTGLVTRGEEAILHAKANKPDIILLDINLKGDLDGITAASKIQETHNIPIIYLTANSDEPTFARAKATHPYAFISKPFSNLDLQRTIALVAQQIMNTNNDTIGDEQQHIQVMDDRIFVRHNGKMMKLLLDDISYIEADRNYSNLITSNGSYLISTTLKVLENELKNHKFIRVHRSYMVNISKLDVVGEHHLEIKRKVIPLSKTFKEHLLKHLHTI; encoded by the coding sequence ATGGATCAAAAAACACGAATTTTAATTGTAGAGGACGATATGATTATTGCAGCGAATATTTCGTTGCAACTATCCAATTTAGGATACGAAGTTACCGGATTGGTAACCAGAGGTGAAGAGGCTATTTTACATGCGAAAGCTAACAAGCCCGATATTATTTTATTGGATATTAACTTGAAGGGAGATCTTGATGGGATAACGGCCGCGTCTAAAATACAGGAGACTCATAATATTCCCATTATTTACCTAACGGCGAATTCTGATGAACCCACTTTTGCGAGAGCCAAGGCCACACATCCGTATGCATTTATTTCCAAACCCTTTAGTAATCTTGATCTGCAACGTACTATAGCTTTGGTAGCACAACAAATAATGAATACTAATAATGATACTATAGGTGACGAACAACAACACATACAGGTAATGGACGACCGAATTTTTGTACGACATAATGGAAAAATGATGAAATTGTTACTAGATGATATTTCCTATATAGAAGCTGATAGAAATTACAGCAATTTAATAACCTCAAATGGCAGTTACCTCATCAGTACCACTTTAAAAGTTTTGGAAAACGAACTTAAAAATCACAAGTTTATAAGGGTGCACCGGTCCTATATGGTAAATATATCCAAGTTGGATGTTGTTGGTGAACATCATTTGGAAATAAAAAGGAAGGTTATCCCTCTAAGTAAAACCTTTAAAGAACACCTCTTGAAACACCTACATACTATTTAA
- a CDS encoding DoxX family protein: MATVKSLNKWANAHSYYPLDLVRIALGIFLFIKGIDFMSNHQLMAEMIQPFQSMPGGMIIMHYVAPAHFLGGFLLVIGLLTRWVVIAQMPIIIGAILVNFLGEMNVSNLILATIVLILLVFFLIYGSGKHSADYYLKMQK; this comes from the coding sequence ATGGCTACAGTTAAATCCTTAAACAAATGGGCCAATGCACACTCTTATTACCCCTTGGATTTGGTACGCATTGCCCTGGGAATTTTTCTCTTTATAAAAGGGATAGATTTTATGTCGAACCACCAACTTATGGCAGAAATGATCCAACCTTTTCAAAGCATGCCAGGAGGGATGATTATAATGCACTACGTGGCACCCGCACATTTTTTAGGTGGTTTTTTGTTAGTGATCGGATTATTGACTAGGTGGGTAGTTATAGCACAAATGCCTATCATCATCGGGGCCATATTAGTCAATTTCCTAGGTGAAATGAATGTCAGCAACCTAATTCTGGCCACTATCGTTTTAATTCTTTTGGTTTTCTTTTTAATCTATGGTTCAGGCAAACATTCTGCGGACTATTATCTAAAAATGCAGAAATAA
- a CDS encoding metallophosphoesterase: MDNNLRPKSNFLSSIERIILKILFIPLSALLLLNGCERKKSNPNHTDDNPIPEPTTVAFTVIGDVPYSEDQRTGLLKLIHTHNIRNPSDFVVHVGDIKPGAVPCEEFIYKDVDSILRIFKAPTFIVLGDNEYNDCDDPAQGMEYWNKCFLHFNENWTFEPIISYQKERNENFSWVMEKVLFLGINLVGSSVHDSTEWQTRLTDNGNWIKKQMKEQKDKVSAAVIFGHANIVETEPDRFRVFTDAFRAASKSFNQPVLFVQGDGHLWIQNKPWPEKNISRLQIDGGSKAVKITVDTRLENPFLFDRRFLE, encoded by the coding sequence GTGGATAATAATCTAAGACCCAAAAGTAATTTTCTATCTAGTATTGAACGTATTATCCTCAAGATACTATTCATTCCTTTGTCTGCCCTATTGCTGTTGAACGGTTGTGAGCGTAAGAAAAGCAACCCCAATCACACAGATGACAACCCAATCCCGGAACCCACAACAGTAGCTTTTACGGTAATAGGCGACGTGCCCTATTCCGAGGACCAACGAACAGGGTTGTTGAAATTAATCCACACACATAATATAAGAAATCCCTCGGATTTTGTAGTACATGTTGGAGACATAAAACCTGGTGCCGTTCCTTGTGAAGAATTTATTTATAAGGATGTGGATAGTATTCTAAGAATTTTTAAGGCTCCTACATTTATAGTTTTGGGTGATAATGAGTACAATGATTGTGATGATCCAGCGCAGGGAATGGAATATTGGAATAAGTGTTTCTTACATTTTAATGAAAACTGGACTTTTGAACCCATTATATCATATCAGAAGGAACGAAATGAAAATTTTAGCTGGGTTATGGAAAAGGTCCTTTTTCTTGGCATTAATCTGGTTGGAAGCTCAGTTCATGACTCCACAGAGTGGCAAACTAGATTGACCGATAATGGGAATTGGATAAAAAAGCAAATGAAGGAACAAAAAGATAAGGTTTCTGCGGCCGTAATTTTCGGTCATGCCAACATTGTTGAAACGGAACCCGATAGATTTCGAGTATTTACAGATGCGTTTAGGGCCGCCTCCAAAAGCTTTAATCAACCTGTGCTTTTTGTGCAAGGCGACGGTCACCTTTGGATTCAAAACAAGCCCTGGCCAGAAAAAAATATTAGCCGACTTCAGATTGACGGTGGATCCAAGGCCGTTAAAATTACGGTGGATACCCGTTTGGAGAATCCATTTTTATTTGACAGGAGGTTTTTGGAATAA
- a CDS encoding ester cyclase, producing MEWQTIPITIMFLLFISCKNETKSLDIDLHKDNKWTMGVKEQTGVQTFVDNYLNTINDTLLNGKITKNYTRNMNGIPVATNKIELNAKMNLYAIGFPNYTIDKTYTEICGNRAFIQWEFSGTNTGLFAEVTATGKKVHITGFSQLYFNKEGELYQEDIFFNELDFLQQLGYSLSPPNLK from the coding sequence ATGGAATGGCAAACAATACCAATTACTATTATGTTCCTCCTTTTTATTTCATGTAAAAACGAGACAAAATCCTTAGACATAGACCTCCATAAGGATAACAAATGGACTATGGGAGTTAAAGAGCAAACCGGGGTTCAAACCTTCGTGGACAATTATTTAAATACCATAAACGATACTCTATTAAATGGGAAAATTACAAAAAACTATACACGGAATATGAACGGAATACCCGTTGCAACCAACAAAATTGAACTAAACGCCAAAATGAATCTATATGCCATAGGCTTCCCAAATTATACCATTGACAAAACGTATACAGAAATATGTGGCAATCGGGCCTTTATCCAATGGGAGTTTTCGGGCACCAATACAGGGCTTTTCGCAGAAGTTACAGCCACTGGTAAAAAGGTACATATAACTGGATTCTCACAACTCTATTTTAATAAGGAAGGCGAACTGTACCAAGAGGATATTTTTTTTAATGAATTGGATTTTTTGCAACAATTGGGTTATTCCCTATCCCCTCCTAATTTAAAATAG
- a CDS encoding histidine kinase dimerization/phosphoacceptor domain -containing protein — MGRPVYITIFSYLMFSIALSGQLPEFNKNEPYKRIFVETDNFGESYLSILGDTYKKVTNNDTLQFSILNDLSYYWHTRNLKKALQYTQEGLQLTSLKENTLWNGRFQITQGAILLRMEKLDSAQIVLEDAKTKVLNRDLAFLNTQLGYVFERRGQLDRAADYALESLRLGNLNKDKKAIALAYSDLSNIFWKQSKFEKGLEYGLKATKIFEERGINDLDYDFTLYVVGNNYMNLNEYENALKYYDHAKSIGERYGFYNNLSDIYISLVELYCYQNNYEAAEKAGKRAIKYANLLENTFLLMRAHLSVGKLQNLQGKYSSAIVSLQKSIEVATENFGDDYYLSQAYETLGKALAGNHNYMEAYKAFSEYDKLKKKVFTAESDQRIALLQTEFDVAQKENTILLQQTKIKKQYTKQILTSIIIGLLLFLLVLGFVAIKNNRRKNVLLQYQNEEKEFLIKEIHHRVKNNLEVVSSLLSLQTAQINDIKIKDTMCQIQNRIQSMSMIHQNLYHGKTLTSIEMRTYFMNLGSYVLDSYGASNRISMVYKMKEIELNVDIATPIGLIVNELITNSLKYAFPDNSEGTITIELVETESLLELKVTDNGVGFTEESEVIGTGFGTKLVKLLTQQLDGKMVLKNSDGISISFEFQHHKAA, encoded by the coding sequence ATGGGAAGACCAGTCTATATTACTATTTTTTCATATCTAATGTTCAGCATAGCCTTGTCTGGACAGTTACCGGAATTTAATAAAAATGAACCCTACAAAAGAATTTTTGTAGAAACTGATAATTTTGGAGAATCCTATTTGTCCATTTTAGGGGATACCTATAAAAAGGTGACAAATAATGATACTTTACAATTTTCAATTCTGAACGACCTCTCCTATTATTGGCATACCCGGAATTTGAAAAAAGCCTTGCAGTATACCCAAGAGGGGCTGCAGCTGACTTCGCTTAAGGAAAATACCCTTTGGAACGGCCGATTTCAGATTACTCAGGGGGCTATTTTACTGCGAATGGAGAAATTGGATAGCGCACAGATCGTATTGGAAGATGCCAAAACCAAGGTGCTGAATCGTGATTTGGCATTTTTAAACACTCAATTAGGATATGTTTTTGAGCGTAGGGGGCAGCTAGACAGAGCAGCGGATTATGCGTTGGAATCCTTGAGGTTGGGCAATTTAAACAAGGATAAAAAGGCCATTGCTCTTGCCTATAGTGATCTTAGTAATATTTTTTGGAAGCAGTCTAAATTTGAAAAAGGACTGGAATATGGACTAAAAGCTACTAAAATCTTTGAGGAACGTGGCATCAACGACCTGGATTATGATTTTACGCTCTATGTAGTAGGTAATAATTATATGAATTTAAACGAGTATGAGAATGCACTTAAATATTATGACCACGCCAAATCTATAGGGGAACGATACGGGTTCTATAATAATTTAAGCGATATTTATATCTCTCTAGTAGAATTGTATTGCTACCAAAATAACTACGAGGCCGCAGAAAAGGCAGGAAAAAGAGCAATCAAATATGCCAACTTGCTGGAAAATACCTTTCTGTTGATGAGAGCTCACCTTTCCGTAGGGAAATTACAAAATTTGCAGGGCAAATATAGTAGCGCAATTGTAAGCCTTCAAAAGTCCATTGAAGTGGCTACCGAAAACTTTGGGGACGACTACTATTTAAGTCAGGCTTATGAAACCTTAGGCAAGGCCTTGGCAGGGAATCACAATTATATGGAGGCCTATAAGGCATTTTCAGAATACGATAAACTAAAGAAGAAAGTCTTTACTGCGGAATCGGATCAGCGTATCGCATTGTTGCAAACGGAATTTGATGTGGCGCAGAAGGAAAATACCATCCTTTTACAGCAGACCAAAATAAAGAAACAATATACCAAGCAAATTCTTACCTCCATAATTATAGGGTTGTTGTTGTTTTTATTGGTGCTGGGGTTCGTTGCTATTAAAAATAATCGAAGAAAGAATGTACTGCTACAGTATCAAAATGAGGAGAAGGAATTTCTGATCAAAGAAATACACCATAGAGTAAAGAATAATTTGGAAGTGGTATCTAGTTTATTGTCACTTCAAACAGCCCAGATCAACGATATAAAGATCAAGGACACCATGTGTCAGATACAAAATAGGATTCAGAGCATGAGTATGATACACCAAAACTTATATCATGGCAAAACCCTCACCTCCATAGAAATGAGGACCTATTTTATGAATCTTGGGAGTTATGTTTTGGATTCTTATGGTGCCAGCAATAGGATTTCCATGGTTTATAAAATGAAGGAAATTGAATTAAACGTAGATATTGCCACTCCAATTGGTTTAATAGTGAATGAGTTGATCACCAATTCCTTAAAATATGCCTTTCCCGATAATTCTGAAGGGACAATTACTATTGAACTTGTGGAAACCGAATCCCTATTGGAACTCAAGGTAACTGACAATGGGGTGGGATTCACAGAGGAAAGTGAAGTTATAGGCACAGGGTTCGGTACCAAGTTGGTGAAGTTACTGACACAGCAATTGGATGGTAAGATGGTTTTGAAAAATAGTGATGGAATCTCTATTTCCTTCGAGTTTCAACACCATAAAGCAGCATAG
- the rpiA gene encoding ribose-5-phosphate isomerase RpiA — MADIDHEKKLAALEAVKYVKSGMKVGLGTGSTANLMIQELGRQIAEGLRITGIPSSEKTRKLAIDLGIPLISLEKADRIDLTIDGTDEFDPYMQLIKGGGGALLREKILAYNSDLVIIIADSQKQVKRLGTFKLPVETIPFATYKIEILLNKMGLQPKLRQKDGEHFITDEGNYILDLNIKTITNIPLLETTLKQIPGIVETGLFLDIADFIIVGKGKSTLTLKK, encoded by the coding sequence ATGGCCGATATTGATCACGAAAAAAAATTAGCTGCCCTGGAAGCTGTAAAATATGTAAAATCGGGAATGAAGGTCGGATTGGGGACCGGTAGCACTGCTAACTTAATGATCCAGGAACTAGGAAGGCAGATTGCAGAAGGATTAAGAATTACGGGGATACCCAGCTCAGAAAAGACTCGGAAACTCGCAATAGACCTAGGCATACCCTTAATATCTTTAGAAAAAGCGGACCGTATAGACCTCACTATAGATGGTACGGATGAGTTTGACCCTTATATGCAACTCATCAAAGGTGGTGGCGGGGCTTTGTTACGTGAAAAGATTTTAGCCTACAATTCCGACCTCGTTATTATTATCGCAGATTCCCAGAAACAGGTAAAAAGGTTGGGCACTTTTAAACTACCAGTAGAAACAATTCCATTCGCCACTTATAAAATAGAAATACTCCTTAATAAAATGGGGCTTCAGCCTAAATTAAGACAAAAGGATGGCGAGCATTTTATCACCGATGAGGGCAATTATATTTTAGATCTCAACATTAAAACGATCACAAATATTCCCTTGTTAGAAACAACCCTTAAACAAATCCCAGGCATTGTAGAAACAGGGCTATTTCTGGATATAGCAGATTTTATTATTGTTGGGAAAGGAAAATCTACCCTTACTTTAAAAAAATAA
- a CDS encoding ester cyclase: MKKFIFISLALILSSSCEKQEKRYSQQSSEIETVKSLVTNYNNKTYDTSIYADTSKTRYNSVEKSLSASETMAYHQANDANYVSRGFLDKDQEFEMVVTDDGETWVNCWLDWKGILKEDNQEVTIPIHLTYQFKDGKIVREVGIWDGSPVLLALQEIEANKEMSADEKVIKTTIENIVNVWNTKDKELMNSSLSRNILRTDNGTTIAKKTSEYEDFIELYHAAFPDFKVKINKMVIDGNKAFLNWTCTGTNKGEFMGNPPTNKKIETHGFSIWSFDKEGKGEQEDAFYDNLVVYQQLGYSMPVPN, from the coding sequence ATGAAAAAGTTTATTTTTATTAGTTTAGCTCTAATCCTTAGTAGTTCCTGCGAAAAACAAGAAAAGCGCTACAGCCAACAGTCATCGGAAATTGAAACTGTAAAATCATTAGTCACGAATTACAATAATAAGACTTACGATACCAGTATATATGCAGACACCTCAAAGACCCGCTACAATTCTGTGGAAAAATCCTTGTCGGCCTCCGAAACAATGGCATACCACCAGGCTAATGACGCCAATTATGTTTCACGTGGTTTTTTGGATAAGGATCAGGAATTTGAAATGGTCGTTACAGATGATGGGGAAACCTGGGTTAATTGCTGGTTGGACTGGAAAGGAATCTTAAAGGAAGATAACCAAGAAGTAACCATTCCCATACATTTAACCTATCAATTTAAAGATGGCAAAATTGTTAGGGAGGTTGGTATCTGGGATGGTTCACCAGTACTTCTAGCCCTTCAAGAAATTGAGGCTAACAAGGAAATGTCTGCCGATGAAAAAGTCATTAAAACCACTATTGAAAATATAGTCAATGTCTGGAATACCAAGGATAAGGAATTAATGAATTCAAGTCTGAGTCGCAATATCCTCAGAACGGACAACGGTACTACTATTGCAAAAAAAACATCGGAGTACGAGGATTTCATAGAATTATATCACGCCGCATTTCCGGACTTTAAAGTGAAAATCAACAAAATGGTCATCGATGGAAACAAGGCCTTCCTAAATTGGACTTGTACAGGCACCAACAAAGGAGAATTTATGGGAAACCCTCCTACCAATAAAAAGATTGAAACCCATGGCTTTAGTATCTGGAGTTTTGACAAGGAAGGAAAAGGGGAGCAAGAGGATGCGTTTTATGACAATCTAGTGGTTTATCAACAGCTTGGATATTCTATGCCAGTCCCTAATTAA
- a CDS encoding endonuclease/exonuclease/phosphatase family protein, which yields MINVISKVLLGFALVVIPISLSSQTTNLISYNIKYDNTGDTINNWNDRKESMVQLIQHYNGDIVGIQEGLHRQVTYLDTALPGYAYVGVGRDDGKEKGEYTAILYNTNKFKVLKTNTFWLSETPEKVSVGWDASMERICTYALFENLETKKQFYVFNTHFDHRGMQARVNSAQLIYKKINEINSSELPVVLMGDLNLTPDTEPIQYLKKNLTDGMDISKNPFYGPIGTFSGFNQDRMLTDRIDYIFVKDIEILSYTHIDDRMGNNKHISDHLPVLVTFAD from the coding sequence ATGATAAATGTTATTTCTAAAGTGCTATTAGGTTTCGCACTAGTTGTAATCCCAATTTCCCTATCCTCTCAAACCACCAATTTAATCAGTTATAATATTAAGTACGACAATACTGGGGATACGATTAACAATTGGAACGACCGTAAGGAATCTATGGTACAATTAATACAACACTACAATGGGGATATCGTGGGAATCCAAGAAGGCTTACATCGACAGGTGACCTATTTAGATACAGCACTTCCGGGATATGCGTATGTTGGCGTTGGCCGGGATGATGGTAAAGAAAAGGGAGAATATACCGCCATTCTATACAACACCAATAAATTCAAAGTACTAAAAACGAATACCTTCTGGCTTTCGGAAACACCCGAAAAGGTTTCTGTGGGCTGGGATGCCTCTATGGAACGAATTTGCACTTATGCCCTATTTGAGAACTTAGAGACCAAAAAACAATTTTATGTCTTTAATACCCATTTTGATCATCGCGGAATGCAGGCTAGGGTAAATTCGGCACAACTCATTTATAAAAAAATAAATGAAATAAATAGCTCCGAGCTGCCTGTGGTCCTTATGGGCGATTTAAATTTAACGCCCGACACCGAGCCTATTCAATATCTTAAAAAGAACCTGACGGATGGAATGGATATTTCAAAGAATCCATTTTATGGCCCCATAGGCACCTTTAGTGGGTTTAATCAGGATAGGATGTTAACGGACCGAATAGATTATATCTTTGTAAAGGATATAGAGATACTCTCCTATACGCATATTGATGATAGGATGGGGAACAACAAGCATATATCTGACCATTTGCCTGTTTTGGTTACGTTCGCCGATTAA
- a CDS encoding FMN-binding negative transcriptional regulator, with protein sequence MYTPLDYRNTNLSEVKEFMRQNSFGILVNQTEGRPWATHIPLELDVDTDGSDLLVGHVSKANPQWKYFREQEEVLAIFNGPHSYISSSWYKEEEVPTWNYIAVHVYGTIEILNEEALLRSLHKLVDKYETVASQPVSIHDLSEKTMQQINGIVGFQIRISEVQATYKLSQTRPEDHPQIISELNKNKNSGSKEIAQMMKNNICPR encoded by the coding sequence ATGTATACCCCATTAGATTACAGGAACACAAACCTAAGTGAGGTTAAGGAATTCATGAGGCAAAACAGTTTTGGAATCCTAGTAAACCAAACTGAAGGCCGACCATGGGCTACCCATATTCCGCTGGAATTGGATGTGGATACAGATGGGAGCGATCTCTTGGTAGGACATGTCTCCAAAGCAAATCCTCAATGGAAATACTTTAGGGAGCAAGAAGAGGTTTTGGCCATTTTTAACGGACCTCATAGCTACATTTCTTCTTCTTGGTATAAGGAAGAGGAAGTCCCCACTTGGAACTATATTGCTGTACATGTGTACGGCACCATAGAAATATTGAATGAGGAGGCCCTTCTAAGATCCCTTCACAAGCTTGTTGATAAATATGAAACGGTAGCATCTCAGCCTGTTTCAATTCATGATCTATCCGAAAAAACCATGCAACAAATTAATGGTATTGTAGGGTTTCAAATCCGAATTTCGGAGGTACAGGCTACCTATAAATTATCACAGACACGCCCCGAAGACCATCCACAAATTATCTCGGAACTCAACAAAAACAAGAACAGCGGATCCAAGGAAATTGCCCAAATGATGAAAAATAATATTTGTCCTCGATAA